The following coding sequences lie in one Pseudarthrobacter phenanthrenivorans Sphe3 genomic window:
- a CDS encoding HNH endonuclease signature motif containing protein — translation MEMKVAVAEAEAAVDASVAAFAAVLAGGGTAGSCAAGAGFDDPLQRVADGALEVLAGVARSEAKLAALKAQAVEVFAAATQALNGLPRSPQEATAQDRSLVAEVGCALVIGDRAAGALLAESHALATSRPRTLAALQAGTISWAHARTMVDQTLGLDPAAAAALEDHFLDPDAPDRTTGATLGEMPAYRFKAKARTWRERHHPESLEVRHAKGAADRRVEYWKDTDGMAWIAACLPADKASAIWNRLTALARGMQGPGEDRTLSQRRADTYTQSLLTSGTNGGISRGSGDSSSLHAGNDAGNGAGNGHGDRAASADGGAGADGGGAGTDTTSSSSIRAQVLVTVPVFSLMGLTDEPATLDGYGPIPPSMARDLVANGAGSFHRVLIDPRDGAPLEIGRTSYRVTKAMRNWLRLRDGKCPFPGCSNHSLDNEADHILAWHKGGATGISNLGQPCPKHHKLRHTSGWKPTPATKNEPPGWTSPSGHHYKSEHQDWEPPHWPPAIPSAALEVPDDPSGLAKLAQDPPHPESPNTGLPEDTFSDWFLPAYQLPKDPLPEDVWWAMACDASASL, via the coding sequence ATGGAAATGAAGGTGGCAGTTGCGGAGGCTGAGGCGGCGGTTGACGCTTCGGTGGCTGCTTTTGCGGCGGTGCTCGCTGGCGGCGGTACTGCTGGTTCCTGTGCTGCCGGCGCGGGCTTTGATGATCCGTTGCAGCGGGTTGCTGATGGGGCTTTGGAGGTTTTGGCCGGGGTGGCCCGGTCGGAGGCGAAGCTGGCGGCGTTGAAGGCGCAGGCGGTGGAGGTGTTCGCCGCGGCCACGCAGGCCCTGAACGGTCTGCCACGTTCACCCCAGGAGGCAACGGCGCAGGACCGGAGCCTTGTGGCCGAGGTCGGGTGTGCGCTGGTCATCGGCGACCGCGCCGCCGGTGCCCTGCTGGCCGAGTCCCATGCCCTGGCCACGTCCCGGCCCCGGACCCTTGCCGCCCTGCAGGCCGGGACCATTTCGTGGGCGCATGCCCGGACCATGGTGGACCAGACCCTCGGCCTTGACCCGGCCGCGGCGGCGGCCTTGGAGGACCATTTCCTGGACCCCGACGCCCCAGACCGGACCACGGGTGCCACCCTCGGGGAAATGCCCGCGTACCGGTTCAAGGCCAAGGCCAGGACCTGGCGGGAACGCCACCACCCCGAATCGCTCGAGGTCCGCCACGCCAAGGGTGCAGCGGACCGGCGGGTCGAGTACTGGAAGGACACTGACGGGATGGCCTGGATCGCCGCGTGCCTGCCCGCGGACAAAGCATCGGCCATCTGGAACCGGCTCACCGCCCTCGCCCGGGGAATGCAAGGGCCCGGGGAGGACCGCACCCTGTCCCAACGCCGGGCCGACACCTACACCCAAAGCCTCCTCACCAGCGGCACCAACGGCGGCATCAGTCGCGGGAGTGGTGACAGTTCCAGCCTCCATGCAGGCAACGACGCCGGCAACGGGGCGGGTAACGGCCACGGCGACAGGGCAGCTAGTGCCGACGGGGGAGCTGGTGCCGACGGGGGAGGCGCAGGAACAGATACCACCTCTTCGTCGTCGATCCGGGCGCAGGTCCTGGTCACCGTGCCGGTGTTCTCGCTGATGGGACTGACCGACGAGCCCGCCACGCTGGACGGGTACGGCCCGATCCCGCCGTCGATGGCCCGTGACCTGGTCGCAAACGGTGCCGGTTCCTTCCACCGGGTGCTCATTGATCCTCGTGATGGTGCGCCGCTGGAGATCGGCCGGACCAGCTACCGGGTGACCAAGGCGATGCGGAACTGGCTCCGGCTGAGGGACGGCAAATGCCCCTTCCCCGGCTGCAGCAACCACTCCCTGGACAACGAAGCAGACCATATTCTCGCCTGGCATAAAGGCGGTGCCACCGGCATCTCCAACCTGGGACAACCCTGCCCGAAACACCACAAACTCCGGCACACCAGCGGCTGGAAACCCACCCCCGCCACCAAAAACGAACCACCCGGCTGGACCTCACCGTCCGGGCACCATTACAAGAGCGAACACCAGGACTGGGAACCACCCCACTGGCCGCCGGCTATCCCATCCGCGGCGCTGGAGGTGCCTGACGACCCCTCTGGATTAGCGAAATTGGCACAGGACCCACCTCACCCCGAGTCTCCCAACACGGGACTTCCGGAGGACACCTTTTCTGACTGGTTCCTGCCTGCCTACCAGCTGCCCAAAGACCCGCTTCCCGAGGACGTCTGGTGGGCCATGGCCTGCGATGCCAGCGCGTCACTTTAG
- a CDS encoding zinc-dependent alcohol dehydrogenase codes for MTNQSSPKHATAYWTTAQGQGELRHEEVPSPGPNEALVRSLYSGISKGTEMVVHAGAVPPRVADAMRAPHQEGEFPGPVKFGYLSVGVVEQGPEEWTGQRVFCLNPHQDRYVVPVTDLTKIPAEVPSRRAVLTGTVETAVNALWEAGPRLGDRIAVVGAGLVGGMVATLLRTFPLDRLQLVDLDPSRKQLADTLGVDFAHPDDALADCDIVFHCSASQEGLERSLQLVGDEGDVIEMSWYANREVTLPLGEDFHARRLSIRASQVGVVARARRHRRTTADRLNLAVSLLKDPVFDVFLTGVSPFAELPGVVQDLAHGRLDALCHVIEYPCDESRNPTQEDQR; via the coding sequence ATGACTAATCAATCCAGTCCCAAACACGCAACCGCCTACTGGACCACCGCACAGGGACAGGGCGAACTCCGGCACGAGGAAGTCCCTTCCCCCGGCCCCAACGAAGCCTTGGTCCGCTCCCTGTACTCCGGTATCAGCAAAGGCACGGAGATGGTGGTGCACGCCGGAGCTGTCCCGCCCCGGGTGGCTGACGCAATGCGGGCCCCTCATCAGGAGGGGGAGTTCCCAGGACCTGTGAAGTTCGGGTACCTGTCTGTGGGAGTGGTCGAACAGGGACCGGAAGAATGGACCGGGCAACGCGTCTTCTGCCTGAATCCCCACCAGGACCGCTACGTGGTGCCGGTCACTGACCTCACAAAGATCCCGGCCGAGGTCCCTTCGCGCAGGGCAGTGCTCACCGGAACGGTGGAAACGGCGGTCAATGCACTGTGGGAGGCCGGCCCGCGGCTGGGAGACCGTATTGCGGTTGTGGGTGCAGGCTTGGTTGGCGGCATGGTGGCCACCCTGCTGAGGACCTTTCCACTGGACCGCCTGCAACTGGTGGACCTGGACCCCAGCCGGAAGCAGCTGGCGGATACCCTCGGTGTCGACTTCGCCCATCCTGACGACGCCCTCGCCGACTGTGACATCGTTTTCCATTGCTCCGCCTCGCAGGAGGGCTTGGAGCGAAGCCTGCAGCTCGTCGGGGACGAGGGAGACGTCATCGAAATGTCCTGGTACGCCAACCGCGAGGTGACGCTGCCGCTGGGGGAGGACTTTCACGCCCGCCGGCTGTCCATCCGCGCCAGCCAAGTGGGAGTGGTGGCTCGTGCCCGCCGCCACCGCAGGACCACTGCAGATCGCCTAAATCTCGCCGTTTCCCTGCTGAAGGACCCGGTGTTTGACGTCTTCCTGACTGGTGTCTCGCCGTTCGCCGAGTTGCCCGGGGTGGTTCAGGACCTCGCCCACGGCCGGCTTGACGCCCTCTGCCACGTCATCGAGTACCCGTGCGACGAATCCCGGAATCCCACCCAAGAAGACCAGAGGTAA
- a CDS encoding 6-pyruvoyl trahydropterin synthase family protein, which yields MFSLTVRRHFMIAHSLPREAFGPAQALHGATFVAEVAFRRRTLNDDAIVLDIGAAGTIIEEVLAGLNYRNLDEHPDFEGKLTTTEALAHYIARSVAEKLKDDDDGAQLAGIDVTLRENPDAWATFSLDLPAVDLPAS from the coding sequence ATGTTCAGCCTGACCGTCCGCCGCCATTTCATGATTGCCCACAGCCTCCCGCGGGAGGCCTTCGGGCCAGCCCAGGCCCTGCACGGGGCGACGTTCGTTGCGGAAGTGGCCTTCCGCCGTCGGACGCTCAATGACGACGCCATTGTGCTGGACATCGGCGCAGCCGGCACCATCATCGAGGAGGTGCTGGCCGGACTGAACTACCGGAACCTGGACGAGCATCCCGATTTCGAGGGCAAGCTCACCACCACCGAGGCGCTGGCGCACTACATTGCCCGGTCCGTGGCGGAAAAGCTGAAGGATGACGACGACGGCGCGCAGCTGGCGGGCATCGACGTCACCTTGCGCGAGAACCCCGACGCCTGGGCCACCTTCTCGCTGGACCTCCCGGCGGTGGACCTTCCGGCGTCCTGA
- a CDS encoding glycosyltransferase family 4 protein codes for MQRIRLLVPGNIQHHSGGNVYNARLVRGLKANGIEVEVVQVDGSWPYASAHARRRLGTLLGAWEPHAEVQNEAQSAARNSIRSAARNDVALVDGLIAMGAPDELEFAAKAGRETWVLVHMPAPARHELEARSLRAATGVICTSTWASKVLEGRHRLHGLAVALPGTDPAPLAKGSVPPHFLVVAALLPNKDQLLTISALARLQDLDWTASFVGSDEADEGYATKVRAAVQDLGLGHRIRLEGELTGEPLERAWGRADLSLLVSRAEAFGMVVTESLARGIPVVVRAGTGAVEALRLGAPAEQGAPGEQVAPGERGPLAEQAARKESDDDGGLPGAAVAFPADDDPENPAVLAGVLRQWLEDAGLRAAWQARAREARGRLPGWDRTAAKVLEAMSAGPST; via the coding sequence ATGCAGCGCATCCGCCTGCTGGTCCCCGGCAACATCCAGCACCACTCCGGCGGCAACGTCTACAACGCCCGGCTGGTCCGAGGCCTGAAGGCCAACGGCATCGAGGTCGAGGTGGTTCAGGTGGACGGATCCTGGCCCTACGCCAGCGCCCATGCACGGCGCCGTTTGGGCACTCTCCTTGGCGCATGGGAACCGCACGCCGAGGTCCAGAACGAGGCCCAAAGCGCTGCCCGGAACTCCATCCGGAGCGCGGCGCGGAACGACGTGGCCCTCGTGGATGGGCTGATCGCCATGGGCGCTCCGGATGAACTCGAGTTCGCCGCCAAGGCCGGGCGGGAAACCTGGGTGCTGGTCCATATGCCTGCGCCCGCCCGCCACGAGCTTGAGGCGCGCTCCCTGCGTGCCGCTACCGGCGTCATCTGTACCAGCACTTGGGCCAGCAAGGTCCTTGAAGGACGCCACAGACTCCACGGCCTCGCGGTGGCGCTTCCCGGCACAGACCCGGCGCCCCTGGCGAAGGGTTCCGTTCCGCCGCACTTCCTGGTGGTGGCCGCACTCCTGCCCAACAAGGACCAGCTGCTGACAATTTCCGCACTGGCCCGGCTCCAGGACCTCGACTGGACTGCATCCTTCGTGGGGTCAGACGAGGCAGATGAGGGCTACGCCACGAAAGTCCGTGCTGCTGTGCAGGACCTCGGGCTGGGCCATCGCATCCGGCTCGAGGGGGAGCTGACGGGCGAGCCGCTGGAAAGGGCCTGGGGGCGGGCTGACCTCAGCCTGCTGGTATCGCGCGCCGAGGCTTTCGGCATGGTGGTCACCGAATCGCTGGCCCGCGGGATTCCCGTGGTGGTGCGCGCCGGGACCGGCGCCGTCGAGGCCCTTCGGCTCGGCGCGCCGGCAGAGCAAGGCGCACCAGGGGAGCAGGTCGCACCAGGGGAGCGGGGCCCACTCGCGGAACAGGCCGCGCGAAAGGAGTCCGACGACGACGGCGGGCTACCGGGAGCAGCAGTTGCCTTTCCTGCCGATGACGATCCTGAAAATCCCGCCGTGCTGGCCGGAGTGCTGCGGCAGTGGCTTGAGGATGCCGGCCTCAGGGCTGCATGGCAGGCCCGGGCCCGGGAGGCAAGGGGCAGGCTGCCGGGCTGGGACCGGACAGCGGCCAAGGTGCTGGAGGCCATGTCCGCGGGCCCCTCCACCTGA
- a CDS encoding nucleoside deaminase — MVSAEKHDTWMGLALAEARRALATEDVPIGAVVIGPDGAVLGSGRNQREELGDPTAHAEVVAIREAAERLRQLSLNGGGRGDGWRLSDCTLIVTLEPCAMCAGAIVLARIPRVVFGAWDEKAGAAGSVFDVLRERRLNHWVEVYPGVREAECAALLREFFAGHRTRL, encoded by the coding sequence ATGGTCTCCGCTGAAAAACACGACACGTGGATGGGTCTCGCCCTCGCGGAAGCCCGCCGTGCCCTCGCCACGGAGGACGTGCCCATCGGCGCTGTGGTGATAGGGCCCGACGGCGCCGTGCTGGGTTCCGGGCGCAACCAGCGCGAGGAGCTGGGCGACCCCACCGCCCACGCCGAGGTGGTTGCCATCCGGGAGGCGGCGGAGCGGTTGCGCCAGCTTTCGCTGAACGGGGGCGGCCGCGGAGACGGCTGGCGGTTGTCCGACTGCACGCTGATAGTGACACTCGAACCCTGTGCCATGTGCGCCGGCGCGATTGTCCTGGCCCGCATTCCCCGGGTTGTGTTCGGCGCCTGGGACGAGAAGGCCGGGGCTGCCGGTTCAGTGTTCGACGTGCTCCGCGAGCGCCGGCTGAACCACTGGGTGGAGGTTTACCCGGGCGTCCGGGAAGCGGAGTGCGCCGCTTTGCTGCGCGAGTTCTTTGCCGGGCATCGAACGCGGCTCTGA
- a CDS encoding phosphatase PAP2 family protein: MSTVRDRMDKWIKPYAALWLTMIIGGALVVTMAVLGTEVYSDVVDEEGLASLDIPTLEYFQTLRNPETDAFVTGFTNVGGGIGMPILASVLTAWLTFLSRTWRPIILVGGAALVSTTATTLGKRLVGRTRPDHSEAVPPYESSPSFPSGHTLNTTVVIGVLVYIMCLQFQMLWARITAITAGAIFIIAMGLSRVFLGHHWLTDVMAGWLLGLAWVGMVILAHRLFHLTRKREHAGPAPTFEHPVVRDVVADAVHHDGRHTDRGRDNAG, translated from the coding sequence ATGAGCACCGTCCGAGACCGCATGGACAAGTGGATCAAACCCTATGCCGCCCTGTGGCTGACCATGATCATCGGCGGAGCGCTGGTAGTCACCATGGCCGTGCTGGGCACCGAGGTGTACTCCGACGTGGTGGACGAGGAAGGCCTGGCGAGCCTTGATATCCCCACCTTGGAATATTTCCAGACGCTGCGGAACCCGGAGACGGACGCCTTTGTCACGGGCTTCACCAACGTGGGCGGAGGCATCGGGATGCCAATCCTTGCCAGCGTCCTCACCGCCTGGCTCACCTTCCTGAGCAGGACATGGCGGCCCATCATCCTCGTGGGCGGTGCAGCACTGGTGTCCACCACTGCCACCACCCTCGGCAAACGGCTCGTGGGCCGGACCCGCCCGGACCACTCCGAAGCCGTCCCTCCGTACGAAAGCTCGCCATCGTTTCCCAGCGGGCACACGCTGAACACCACCGTGGTCATCGGCGTCCTTGTATACATCATGTGCCTGCAGTTCCAGATGCTCTGGGCCAGGATCACCGCCATCACTGCCGGTGCCATCTTCATCATCGCCATGGGCTTGAGCCGGGTTTTTCTGGGCCACCACTGGCTGACGGACGTAATGGCCGGGTGGCTCCTGGGCCTTGCCTGGGTGGGCATGGTGATCCTCGCACACCGGCTCTTCCACCTGACCCGGAAGAGGGAGCACGCCGGCCCCGCACCTACGTTTGAGCATCCCGTGGTCCGGGACGTGGTGGCTGACGCCGTGCACCATGACGGGCGGCACACTGACCGCGGGAGGGATAACGCCGGGTGA
- the upp gene encoding uracil phosphoribosyltransferase, translating into MRTLVVDHPLVAHKLTVLRDKNTPSPVFRQLTEELVTLLAYEATREVRTEPVTIETPVSTTVGTAFTKPTPLVVPILRAGLGMLEGMTKLVPTAEVGFLGMARDEETLDIITYAERLPEDLTDRQIFVLDPMLATGGTLREAIKFLFKRGASDVTCICLLAAPEGLAKLEEELSGANVTIVLASIDEKLNEKSYIVPGLGDAGDRLYGIAG; encoded by the coding sequence ATGCGCACTCTCGTTGTGGACCACCCGCTGGTCGCCCATAAACTCACCGTCCTGAGGGACAAAAACACCCCGTCTCCGGTTTTCCGGCAGCTGACGGAGGAGTTGGTGACACTCCTTGCCTACGAGGCCACGCGCGAAGTCCGCACCGAACCCGTCACCATCGAAACGCCCGTCAGCACCACCGTGGGCACAGCTTTCACCAAGCCCACCCCGCTGGTGGTGCCCATCCTCCGCGCCGGCCTGGGCATGCTGGAGGGCATGACCAAGCTTGTCCCCACCGCCGAAGTGGGCTTTCTGGGAATGGCGCGGGACGAGGAAACCCTGGACATCATCACGTACGCCGAGCGGCTCCCGGAGGATCTGACGGACCGGCAGATCTTCGTCCTGGACCCGATGCTGGCCACCGGCGGAACCCTCCGCGAAGCCATCAAATTCCTGTTCAAGCGCGGCGCGTCCGACGTAACCTGCATCTGCCTGCTGGCCGCGCCAGAGGGGCTCGCCAAGCTGGAGGAAGAGCTCTCCGGGGCCAACGTGACCATCGTCCTGGCGTCCATCGACGAGAAGCTCAACGAGAAGTCCTACATCGTTCCGGGACTTGGCGACGCCGGCGACCGGCTTTACGGCATCGCCGGCTAA
- a CDS encoding glyoxalase superfamily protein: MDWKLELVYVPVSDVDRAKDFYVNKVGFNPDFDERPTDSIRFVQLTPPGSACSICIGEGLTDAPPGTGSNLQLVVSDIQAAHSHLKGNGVEVSDIDVQDWGHFVYFADPDGNRWSVQYIPGREG, translated from the coding sequence ATGGACTGGAAACTCGAACTCGTGTACGTCCCCGTGTCAGATGTGGACCGCGCCAAGGACTTCTACGTCAATAAGGTGGGATTCAACCCGGATTTTGACGAGCGCCCCACGGATTCCATCAGGTTCGTTCAATTGACGCCTCCAGGCTCGGCCTGCTCCATCTGCATCGGGGAGGGCCTCACGGATGCGCCTCCCGGCACGGGGTCGAACCTCCAGTTGGTGGTCAGCGACATCCAGGCCGCCCACAGCCACCTGAAGGGCAACGGCGTTGAAGTCAGCGACATCGACGTGCAGGACTGGGGGCACTTCGTGTACTTTGCCGATCCAGACGGGAACCGCTGGTCCGTGCAGTACATCCCGGGCCGCGAGGGCTGA
- a CDS encoding YdeI/OmpD-associated family protein, protein MKFTTTIQGNGGTTTGIVVPGHVVEALGAGRRPPVVVTIHGKSYRSSIAVMGGQNLISLSAHNREFTGVSAGETVDVEVELDTQPRIVEVPDDLAAAMAAEPVAQQFYATLSYSAQRRYVEPLGEAKTPETRARRIAKVVADLKAGKK, encoded by the coding sequence ATGAAATTCACCACCACCATTCAGGGAAACGGCGGCACCACCACCGGCATCGTAGTGCCGGGCCACGTGGTTGAAGCCCTGGGTGCCGGCAGGCGGCCGCCGGTGGTGGTCACCATCCACGGCAAGAGCTACCGGAGCAGCATTGCCGTGATGGGCGGGCAGAACCTGATCTCGCTCAGCGCCCACAACCGGGAATTCACCGGGGTTTCAGCCGGCGAGACAGTGGATGTCGAGGTGGAACTGGATACGCAGCCGCGGATTGTTGAAGTCCCGGATGATCTTGCGGCGGCGATGGCCGCCGAACCTGTGGCCCAGCAGTTCTATGCCACGCTCAGCTACAGTGCCCAGCGCCGCTATGTGGAGCCCTTAGGCGAGGCGAAGACACCGGAAACGCGGGCAAGGCGGATCGCCAAGGTGGTTGCGGATCTCAAAGCCGGAAAGAAATGA
- a CDS encoding aggregation-promoting factor C-terminal-like domain-containing protein, whose amino-acid sequence MSKFLMKARPKPGTETGAPRATGKIPSFGQRAAVVAASCALLVGVGAAGQATDTSNRVSASQDQAAEVQSKLSIEQSEIQANPAPSPEPINVVPQAAEPAPAPAAEPAPAPAPEPAPAPAPAPEPAPVVAVNDPAGAQAYAAGQLASYGWAPDQMQCLQTLWTKESDWTTTATNPSSGAYGIVQSLPAEKMASAGADYLTNYRTQINWGLNYIQERYQSPCGALNFHYANNWY is encoded by the coding sequence ATGTCCAAGTTCCTTATGAAAGCACGCCCGAAACCGGGCACTGAAACCGGCGCTCCGCGTGCAACAGGCAAAATTCCGTCCTTCGGCCAGCGCGCCGCAGTCGTTGCGGCATCCTGCGCACTCCTGGTTGGAGTGGGGGCAGCCGGCCAGGCGACGGACACCAGCAACCGTGTGTCAGCCAGCCAGGACCAGGCCGCCGAGGTCCAGTCGAAGCTGAGCATTGAGCAAAGCGAAATCCAGGCGAACCCGGCGCCGTCCCCCGAGCCGATCAACGTTGTCCCCCAGGCCGCCGAACCGGCTCCTGCCCCGGCAGCCGAGCCTGCTCCCGCGCCGGCACCGGAACCCGCACCTGCTCCGGCTCCCGCTCCCGAGCCCGCGCCCGTCGTCGCGGTTAACGATCCGGCTGGAGCGCAGGCCTACGCCGCAGGCCAGCTGGCAAGCTACGGCTGGGCACCGGACCAGATGCAGTGCCTGCAGACCTTGTGGACCAAGGAATCGGACTGGACCACGACGGCAACCAACCCGAGCAGCGGCGCCTACGGCATCGTCCAGTCCCTGCCTGCCGAGAAGATGGCCAGTGCCGGTGCGGACTACCTCACCAACTACCGGACCCAGATCAACTGGGGCCTGAACTACATCCAGGAGCGCTACCAGTCGCCGTGTGGGGCACTGAACTTCCACTACGCCAACAACTGGTACTAA
- a CDS encoding sensor histidine kinase → MASPQSAEPPRREPERRSWLRPGTWHLRTRLILLAMALLIAICGAVGVASYASMDAFLTRQLDEQLSQAAARSDDPGRPPSGGFNGRDPLDARGQSVGTLNARILDGQVSSGGFLTSNTTRSPLSTEDKQVLLALATDARPVDRTLSNGDYRLVAVRTGFDDVLVTGLPLAVKQGTLASLVWTFVIVSLGGLLLIGLVGTVLIRRTMKPLEQLSEVATRVSQLPLDAGEVALAVRVPPSNSNPGTEVGSVGHALNLMLDNVANALQARQKSETKVRQFVADASHELRTPLTAIRGYTELMRMTETFTPDGEKSLARVQSQSERMTALVEDLLLLARLDEGQPLKLGEVDLTQLVAEAVSDEKVMAPGHTWRLELPEEPVVVYGDPSQLRQVLMNLLSNARKHTPAGTTVVTGVGKPFEGTAVVTVTDDGVGIPPEFVDQVFARFARADAARTGAGGNGSAAAEGTSGLGLSIVESIVEAHGGRVTVTSQPGRTRFTLQLPLPPGQSW, encoded by the coding sequence GTGGCGTCCCCGCAAAGCGCGGAACCCCCACGCAGGGAACCGGAACGCCGCAGCTGGCTTAGGCCAGGCACCTGGCACCTGCGGACCAGGCTCATCCTCCTGGCCATGGCGCTGCTGATTGCCATCTGCGGCGCGGTGGGCGTGGCAAGTTATGCCTCGATGGATGCGTTTCTTACCCGCCAGCTGGATGAGCAGTTGAGCCAGGCGGCGGCCCGTTCCGATGATCCCGGCCGTCCGCCCTCCGGCGGCTTCAATGGAAGGGACCCGCTGGATGCACGCGGCCAGAGCGTGGGGACGCTGAACGCCAGGATCCTCGACGGCCAGGTCAGCAGCGGCGGGTTCCTGACCTCCAACACCACACGCTCCCCCTTGTCCACGGAGGACAAGCAGGTCCTGTTGGCTCTGGCCACCGACGCCCGCCCCGTCGACCGGACGCTGTCCAACGGAGACTACCGGCTCGTCGCAGTCAGGACCGGTTTCGACGACGTCCTGGTGACCGGCCTGCCCCTCGCGGTCAAGCAGGGCACCCTGGCTTCCCTCGTCTGGACCTTTGTCATTGTCTCGCTGGGCGGCCTGCTGCTGATCGGGCTGGTGGGAACGGTCCTGATCCGGCGCACCATGAAACCCCTTGAGCAGCTCTCGGAGGTTGCCACCCGAGTGTCGCAGCTGCCGCTGGATGCCGGCGAGGTGGCACTTGCCGTACGCGTGCCGCCGTCGAACTCCAATCCCGGAACTGAGGTCGGCAGCGTAGGGCATGCCCTGAACCTCATGCTGGACAACGTGGCAAACGCACTCCAGGCGCGGCAGAAAAGCGAAACCAAGGTGCGGCAGTTCGTGGCGGATGCCTCCCATGAGTTGCGCACGCCGCTGACGGCAATCCGGGGCTACACGGAACTGATGCGGATGACGGAAACTTTCACTCCGGACGGGGAGAAGTCGCTTGCGCGGGTGCAAAGCCAGTCCGAACGGATGACCGCCCTGGTGGAAGACCTCCTGCTGCTGGCACGGCTGGACGAGGGCCAGCCGCTGAAACTGGGCGAGGTGGACCTGACTCAGTTGGTGGCGGAAGCGGTCAGCGACGAGAAGGTCATGGCGCCGGGGCATACATGGCGGCTGGAACTCCCCGAGGAACCAGTGGTGGTCTATGGCGATCCGTCACAGTTGCGCCAGGTGCTGATGAACCTCCTGTCGAACGCGCGCAAGCACACTCCTGCGGGAACGACGGTGGTCACCGGGGTGGGAAAGCCGTTTGAGGGAACCGCCGTGGTGACGGTAACGGACGACGGCGTAGGGATTCCTCCGGAGTTCGTGGACCAGGTTTTCGCGCGGTTTGCCCGCGCAGACGCGGCGCGGACGGGCGCCGGGGGGAACGGTTCAGCTGCCGCCGAGGGGACGAGCGGGCTGGGCTTGTCCATTGTGGAATCCATTGTGGAAGCGCACGGCGGGCGGGTAACGGTTACGTCACAACCGGGACGCACCCGGTTCACCCTCCAACTGCCGCTGCCACCCGGCCAGTCCTGGTAA
- a CDS encoding response regulator transcription factor, with product MARPQPITNNLPSLTHPDGSPIRALVVDDEPSLSELMSMGLRMAGWSVAVAADGPEAVKMAKDFRPDVLVLDVMIPGFDGVEVLGRIRAFAPEFPALFLTAKDAVQDRIVGLAAGGDDYVTKPFSMEEVLLRLHRLVQRSGVAAMDTAELVVGDLVLNLDTREVARAGEALQLTATQFELLRYLMENPKRVISKAQILDRVWNYDFGGQANIVELYISYLRKKVDAVHPPMIHTVRGAGYVIKPAE from the coding sequence ATGGCAAGACCGCAGCCCATAACCAACAACCTCCCAAGCCTCACGCACCCGGACGGCTCTCCCATCAGGGCCCTGGTGGTTGATGACGAACCGAGCCTCTCCGAGCTCATGAGCATGGGATTGCGGATGGCTGGTTGGTCTGTGGCTGTAGCGGCCGACGGCCCTGAAGCTGTGAAGATGGCCAAGGACTTCCGGCCGGACGTGCTGGTCCTGGACGTGATGATTCCAGGGTTCGACGGCGTGGAGGTCCTCGGCAGGATCCGCGCATTTGCACCTGAATTTCCTGCGCTGTTCCTGACTGCGAAGGATGCGGTCCAGGACCGGATTGTGGGGCTTGCCGCCGGCGGGGACGACTACGTCACCAAGCCGTTCAGCATGGAGGAAGTCCTGCTGCGGCTGCACCGCCTGGTCCAGCGCTCCGGCGTTGCCGCCATGGACACTGCCGAGCTTGTGGTGGGAGACCTTGTTCTCAACCTCGACACCAGGGAGGTGGCGCGGGCCGGCGAGGCGCTCCAGCTGACTGCCACCCAGTTCGAGCTGCTCCGCTACCTCATGGAAAACCCCAAGCGAGTCATCAGCAAGGCCCAGATCCTGGACCGGGTCTGGAACTACGACTTCGGGGGCCAGGCCAATATCGTTGAGCTTTACATCTCCTACCTGCGCAAGAAGGTGGATGCCGTCCATCCGCCCATGATCCACACGGTGCGGGGCGCCGGGTACGTGATCAAGCCGGCGGAGTAG